The Streptomyces tubercidicus DNA segment CCCGGTCTGATGGCGGGCCGGACCGGACTCCTTCTCCAGGACCACCACGCGCGTACCGGGCGCGGCACGCGTGATCGCGTACGCCGTAGAGAGTCCGACGATGCCGGCACCGATCACCAGCACCTCGCAGTCGTACGCCGCCACTGCACCTCCCCAACCGCATGACCGCAGGCCGACCCGTCGCCACGGACCTGCGCATCATCGCCGACGACGTATCCCATCATGACGGCCGGCACTGACAATGCCGAGCGGACGGGCTCCGAGCGGCCTGCTCCAGGCCAGTCCGGGCCGCGGCCGGCCGGCCCGGGAGCGGACCCGCGCGGCCGGGCAGCCCGCCCGCCCCGGTCCGCCCCGCCACCCGGCCTGGCCCCGCCCCTAAGCCGGCGCCGCCAGCAGCGGTCTCGCCCGCTCCCGCAGCTCGACCACCCGGGGCTCGTCACCGTACGGCTCCAGGCGGTGCAGCAGATCGCGGACGTACTCGGTGGTGCGGGCGGAGGAGATCCGTCCGGCCACCTCGACCGCGCGGGTGCCCGCCGCGCAGGCCGCGTCCAGATTGCCGGACTCCAGTTCGGCGACCGCGGAGACGACGAGGCGCAGACCGTGCGAGCGGACGAACTCCTCGGTGGGCCGGGACAGCGCCTGCTCCGTGAAGCGGCGGACCTGACGCGGCAGCCGCAGATCGCGGTAGCACTCGGCGGCGTCGGCCGCGAAGCGCTCGTACGAGTAGAAGTCCAGCCACGAGGGGTCGGGGTCGCCGCCCCGGGAGCGCTCCAGCCAGCCCTCGGAGGCCTTCAGCGCCACCTCACAGGCGCGCGCCTCGCCCGCCTTGGCCTGCGCCCGCGCCTCGACCAGGCGGAAGAAGCTCATGGTCCGGGCCGTGGCCAGTCCGCGGTTGCGTTCCAGGGCGGCCTGGGCGAGATCGACGCCCTCGTCGGCGAAGCCGCGGTAGGTCGCCTGCAGGGACATCGAGGCGAGGACATAGCCGCCCAACGGGACGTCGGCGGCCGCGCGGGCGAGCCGCAGCGCCTGGATGTAGTACCGCTGTGCGGCCTCCTGCTGGCCCGTGTCGAAGGCCATCCACCCCGCGAGCCGGGTGAGTTCGGAGGTGGCTCCGAAGAGCGCCCGGCCGACCTCGTCGCTGTACGAGGCGAGAAGCAACGGGGCCGCGTCCACCCGGAGGCACTCCGGCACCATGGACGAACGCCAGTCCCCGCCGCCGTACTTGGAGTCCCAGCGGCGCGCGTCCTCGGCCGCCTCCCGCAGTTTGCTGACATCGCTGTGGCCGACGTGCTGCGGAATCCCGGCGTCGCCGGCCGCCGCGGCGTCCTTGTCCCGGGCCTCGGCCGCCTCCCGCGCCACCGAACTGTCGGCCGGGGATATCAGCCAGCGCGAAGCGGGGGTGGCGTACGCGCTGACGGCGAAGGATCCGGCCAGGCTCTGCCAGATGCCGCCACCGCCGGCCCGCCGTCCGGCCAGATCGAGACGGTAGAGCTCGGTCGCGGAACGCACCGCGGCGCCCACATCGCGGGGAAAGGCCAGGCCGACCTCGGGTGCCGGGTCCGCGTCGGCCAGCCCGATCTCGTGCAGCGGGACCGGACGGCCGAGTTTGCTGCCGATCGCGGACGCGATCAGATGGGGCGCGGCGCCCTGGGGCACCATGCCCTTGGAGACCCACCGCGCCACCGACGTCTTGTCATAACGAAGCGTCAGTCCGCGCTGCGCACCGAGGTCGTTGACCCGGCGCGCCAGTCCGGCATTGCTGATACCCGCGAGGGCGAGAACGGTGCCAAGCTTTTCGTTCGGCCCGCGTATATCCCTGGACATTGCGCACCCCTCGACACAGCGACGGCCGCCCCGGTACCCCGGGGCATGCGTCCACCCAGAGTAGTTCGCCGGATCCCGACCGTTAAGAGTCGGTGTCCCGGATGGCGAGATTCGTGTTCAAACAGGGGTGCGGGAATTGGCATGTGCTCCGGGTACGTGTGCCCGTGCGCCCGTCCGTGCGCGCTGGCCGCCCGCTTTCGTGGGCGCTTCCATGGCTTCTGCGTGGGTCGGCCCGCTGCACTGGATCCAGTGGGCTGGGGGATACCGTCACCTCAATTCCCCGCGGGTGACGGTCCGGTCCGGGGGGCGCAGCCCGCCTCCCGGACCGTCGCGAGTACCGGCCGCCGACGGGCCGCCGACCGGTCCGGCCGTCGGCCGACGCCGTGCCCGAAGGCGTCAACTGGGTTGTATGGCACGGAGTTTGGCCGAAAAGTGACGGGTGATGCTTTCGCGCCGCCGCCGCGCGCACGGAGCCGCCTCGGGGGCCACACGGGGGGCCTTCCGGGGCCGATGCGGCGGCGTGCCCGCGCCCGGCGAGTGCGGCGGCGCGCCGCCCCCGGCGTGCGGGTGTGCCGCCCCCGGCGGCCCCTTGTGCCCGCCCGCCCCGCGAACTGCCCGTATACAGCCCCGCTCCACCGCCTCTCCCGCGCCGCTGTCATGGCAGCATGGTCCGCACAACAGCTCGGTGACGGCCGGGCGGTCCGCTGACGGGGCGGCCGTTGGCCCCGGCGCACGGGGAATCGGGTGGAGGCGGCGATGCGCTGGCTGGTGGGGTGGAGCAGTGCCGTCACGGGGCCCGCGGGCCACGAGAGCCCCGCGGTCCTCCCCGTGGGCGCCCAGCTCCTCTGGGACGGCCCGGATCCCCTCTGGGCGGTCGGCGACTGGCGGCCGGACGAGATCCGCGTCGTGCAGGCCGACCCCGAAACCCGGCTCGCGGTCTTCGGCGTCTGCGGCGCCACCGACGACCAGCTGAAGGTGGGCCTGTACGCGGCGCGCGGCGGCGCACTGCGTCATCTCACAGCCTGGCCCGGCAGTTACACCGCCGTGGTCCAGGTGGGGCGGCGGATCACCGTCACCGGCGACCTTGCCGGCGCCCGTCCCGTTTTCCACACCCCCTGGGCCGGCGGCACCGCCTACGCCACCGCCGCCCTCCCGCTCGCCGACCTCGTCGAGGCCGGTCTGGACATCGGCCACCTCGCCGCGCTGCTGGCCTGCCCGGACATCCCCGAGGCGCTCGGCGCCGGCACGCCCTACGAAGGCGTCCGCCGGATCCCGCCCGGCCACGCCCTGGTGCTGCGCGGCGGCGCGGGGGACATCACCTCCTTCGAACCGACCGCCTCGCTCGCCGTCGCCGCGCCCCAACTCGCCCCGGAACAGGCGGTGGACGGCGTCCGCGACGCCCTGGTCGAAGCCGTCCGCGCCCGGCTGGCCGGACCCCGGCACGCCCCCGATCCGGACGGGCGCGACGGCCTCGACCCCGGCCCGGTGCCCGGCATGGGACCCGCCGAGCGGCGCGCGGCGCGCGGTGCGCCGGCTCCCGGCATCGGCGCCGACCTCTCCGGAGGAAGCGCCTCCGGAACCCTCGCCCTGCTGGCCGCCGGTCTCCCCGGACGGCCAGGAAGGCTCAACGGACACGGCGAACGCCTCCTGGCCGTCACCTTCAACGACCGTGCCACCCATGGCGACCAGGCAGGCCACGACGCCGAGTTGGAGCGCGCCCGCACCCTCGCCGACAACCCGCGGCTGCACCACGTCGTCGTCGCGGCCGGCGAAGAGGCCCTCCCGTACACGGACCTCGGAAGCGGCCCGCTCACGGACGAGCCGGGCCCCTCCCTCACCACCGCGGGCCGCCACCGCCGACGGCTGCTGGCCGGCAGCGCGGACCACTTCGTCGGACACGGCGCCCGCCAGGTCCTCGACGCCCACCCGGCCCG contains these protein-coding regions:
- a CDS encoding asparagine synthase-related protein encodes the protein MRWLVGWSSAVTGPAGHESPAVLPVGAQLLWDGPDPLWAVGDWRPDEIRVVQADPETRLAVFGVCGATDDQLKVGLYAARGGALRHLTAWPGSYTAVVQVGRRITVTGDLAGARPVFHTPWAGGTAYATAALPLADLVEAGLDIGHLAALLACPDIPEALGAGTPYEGVRRIPPGHALVLRGGAGDITSFEPTASLAVAAPQLAPEQAVDGVRDALVEAVRARLAGPRHAPDPDGRDGLDPGPVPGMGPAERRAARGAPAPGIGADLSGGSASGTLALLAAGLPGRPGRLNGHGERLLAVTFNDRATHGDQAGHDAELERARTLADNPRLHHVVVAAGEEALPYTDLGSGPLTDEPGPSLTTAGRHRRRLLAGSADHFVGHGARQVLDAHPARLADLLMDRRRRHLLRPVTALAKADGALAQSVLVPFTVYRAARRLARMPYATGIADTARGLLERQFADEPVAGGAVDASLAALAWCRPGPAARWLTGEALAEVSVRLSDAAHRSPAVGRPGERRARAALARQAADHRVFEQAAEVRNQRLHAPFLDNQVVRACRALPDTLRVQPGARAAVLRSVLAGAGVRDLPPGWGAPSQLTHAAAVRAGLRGAVGDLVRLFDTPLLADAGLVEARVVRRALRSAAEGAALPLDGLAELVSTELWLRRLVSRRGTCWTGAGAPRQKAVAGGVVPRARLA